In Endozoicomonas sp. GU-1, one DNA window encodes the following:
- a CDS encoding AbrB/MazE/SpoVT family DNA-binding domain-containing protein — translation MRTESTIKRWGNGLALWISGPMRDIPGFEEGMGVEVEIHADGLFIRRKVPAEPLPYSEEELVASLQETLADNNVSDWLEDTLPREEDF, via the coding sequence ATGCGGACAGAATCCACCATCAAACGCTGGGGCAATGGTCTGGCCCTGTGGATCAGCGGACCGATGCGGGATATTCCCGGGTTTGAAGAAGGTATGGGGGTTGAGGTTGAGATCCATGCCGACGGGTTGTTTATCCGCCGCAAGGTTCCCGCCGAACCTCTGCCTTATTCGGAAGAGGAGCTGGTTGCCAGTCTGCAGGAGACACTGGCAGACAATAACGTCAGTGACTGGCTGGAAGATACACTGCCAAGGGAAGAGGACTTTTGA
- a CDS encoding type II toxin-antitoxin system PemK/MazF family toxin yields the protein MASSSSGVYIPERGDIVLLDPGKGSEIGKRRPALVLSSRLYNEAIGQAICILISYQGKKRPANVEISGLDIEPSFAIPGLIRTLDWQHRRADRVGQVDEAVYKEAILKLLPLIGAETFLD from the coding sequence ATGGCTTCCTCCAGTTCCGGGGTTTACATACCCGAAAGGGGTGATATTGTCCTGCTTGATCCGGGCAAGGGGAGCGAGATCGGTAAGCGTCGGCCAGCTCTGGTGCTTTCTTCGCGCCTTTATAACGAGGCCATTGGTCAGGCTATCTGTATTCTCATTAGTTACCAGGGGAAAAAACGGCCCGCCAATGTGGAGATCAGCGGTCTGGATATAGAGCCATCCTTCGCTATTCCGGGGCTGATCCGTACCCTGGACTGGCAGCATCGCCGGGCTGATCGGGTTGGGCAGGTGGATGAAGCCGTATATAAGGAAGCGATCCTGAAACTGCTGCCCCTGATTGGTGCTGAAACATTCCTTGACTAA
- a CDS encoding ATP-binding protein: protein MDRLLITQLLSWKNQPKRKPLLLDGARQVGKSYLIEECFGKDHFRRVLKLDFLANPNLAGLFGANLNPQDILLNIELELGVDINPNNDLLFFDEIGECPAALSSLKFFAEQRPDLYLCASGSNVGLLNSFPVGKVEALELFPMSFEEFVMASGNEKILEAFRRGLQIQASHNKLWDLLLDYYFVGGMPEAVETWFADGGKFSGINERCSRIQNIHRSLLSGYLRDFGKYGGKVNAQHIERVFRNVPLQLSKNMDASVKRYRFSGVIERKRSYLDLSSPIEWLEKTKLVSRCYPIDCKPQSPLSAYRKDNLFKLFLFDIGVLGYMLDISYQEHRQQSYEYKGYLAENFVQNELIVAGCYPVYSWDFRQAGIEFLFKTNNGEIIPVEVKSGKRTRAKSLKTYIARYKPARTVKLIGSAGGTEQPGQNIAWPLYYAGRLKTL, encoded by the coding sequence ATGGACAGATTACTCATTACCCAGCTATTGAGCTGGAAGAATCAGCCAAAACGCAAACCTCTGTTACTGGATGGTGCCCGCCAGGTGGGTAAGTCTTATCTGATCGAAGAGTGTTTTGGCAAAGACCACTTCCGTCGGGTTCTTAAGCTGGACTTTCTGGCTAACCCCAACCTGGCAGGGCTGTTTGGTGCCAATCTGAACCCACAAGACATACTTCTGAATATTGAGCTGGAACTGGGTGTTGATATTAACCCCAATAATGACCTTCTGTTTTTTGATGAAATTGGCGAGTGTCCTGCAGCGTTAAGTTCGTTGAAGTTCTTTGCTGAGCAGCGCCCGGATCTTTACCTCTGCGCGTCTGGCTCAAATGTTGGTCTGCTGAACTCGTTTCCGGTTGGTAAGGTAGAAGCTCTGGAGCTGTTCCCTATGTCTTTTGAAGAGTTTGTCATGGCATCGGGAAACGAGAAAATTCTGGAAGCCTTCAGGCGAGGACTCCAGATTCAGGCCTCTCACAATAAACTGTGGGATTTGCTGCTGGATTATTATTTTGTCGGCGGCATGCCTGAAGCAGTAGAAACCTGGTTTGCTGACGGGGGAAAGTTCAGTGGCATTAATGAGCGATGCAGCCGGATACAAAACATCCACCGAAGTCTATTATCCGGCTATCTTCGTGACTTTGGTAAATATGGCGGCAAAGTCAATGCACAGCATATAGAAAGGGTCTTTCGTAATGTGCCGTTGCAACTATCCAAAAACATGGATGCATCGGTTAAACGTTATCGGTTTAGCGGTGTGATCGAACGTAAACGCAGCTATCTGGATTTAAGCAGCCCTATTGAATGGTTGGAGAAAACCAAATTGGTGTCGCGCTGCTACCCTATTGACTGCAAACCGCAATCGCCCTTATCTGCCTATCGGAAAGACAATTTATTTAAACTGTTTCTGTTCGATATAGGGGTATTAGGATATATGCTGGATATCAGTTATCAGGAGCATCGTCAGCAAAGCTATGAGTATAAAGGTTATCTGGCAGAGAATTTTGTTCAGAATGAGTTAATAGTCGCCGGCTGTTATCCGGTCTATTCCTGGGACTTCAGGCAAGCTGGGATTGAGTTTCTTTTCAAAACCAATAATGGCGAGATCATCCCGGTGGAAGTGAAATCTGGCAAGCGCACACGGGCAAAGAGCCTGAAGACTTATATAGCACGTTACAAACCTGCTCGCACGGTCAAATTAATTGGCTCAGCAGGAGGGACTGAGCAGCCCGGGCAGAACATAGCCTGGCCTTTATATTATGCAGGCAGGTTAAAGACTTTGTAG
- a CDS encoding flavin monoamine oxidase family protein produces MNQEAYETDIAIVGAGVGGAYSAWRLRDKISAPEHQKIDLEGKRLYEYGWWSLMDWVLSREAIELINDAGGYDAPFRNWNADVAMDVFRNNAPGWDVPSRMIASGFQSLPEALVQGFINQGGRYHSRHRLCAITPFEQHGQTRVKLVFENARGSRMVVNARHVILGLPKRSLELLDQDSVHLRTAEIRSDIDSVISKPTIKLYLGYPYPWRKVLGIRGGKSVTDLQIKQSYYFGVEEDRPAGEAGNTNALLLAAYTDGRVLDYWHTLARGNEFAGAENPFVPVGQSPLPSESRATNNQVVQAQKELKALHDLKYIPKPYTAAYMDWSQDPYGGGYSLWKPGQKSLTTQKRMRHLPGLPIHICGDSYSDLQGWVEGALTSTELMLEEHFQLERPHWIEKDYLSRFAE; encoded by the coding sequence ATGAATCAGGAAGCCTACGAGACAGATATTGCGATTGTTGGGGCAGGAGTGGGCGGCGCTTATTCAGCATGGCGCTTAAGGGATAAAATTTCGGCTCCTGAACACCAGAAAATTGACCTGGAAGGGAAAAGGCTCTATGAGTACGGATGGTGGAGTCTGATGGATTGGGTGCTGTCCAGAGAAGCGATTGAACTGATCAATGATGCCGGGGGTTACGACGCGCCGTTTCGCAATTGGAATGCCGACGTGGCGATGGATGTCTTCAGAAATAATGCACCGGGCTGGGATGTTCCCTCAAGGATGATTGCAAGCGGCTTTCAATCATTACCCGAAGCCCTGGTGCAAGGATTTATTAATCAAGGAGGCCGGTACCACTCCCGTCACAGGTTATGTGCCATAACCCCATTTGAACAGCACGGACAGACCCGGGTTAAACTCGTGTTCGAGAATGCCCGGGGTAGCAGAATGGTGGTTAATGCCCGGCACGTCATTTTAGGGTTACCAAAACGCTCGCTGGAGCTACTGGATCAGGATTCAGTTCATTTACGCACCGCCGAAATACGGTCGGACATTGACTCAGTCATTTCAAAACCGACCATTAAACTTTATCTTGGCTACCCTTACCCTTGGAGGAAGGTGCTCGGGATCAGAGGGGGTAAGTCGGTGACTGACCTTCAGATCAAACAGTCCTATTATTTTGGTGTAGAAGAGGATCGACCTGCCGGTGAAGCTGGCAACACCAACGCTCTGTTGCTGGCAGCCTACACCGATGGCCGGGTGCTGGATTACTGGCATACCCTGGCCAGAGGGAATGAGTTTGCCGGAGCAGAGAACCCCTTTGTTCCGGTGGGACAGAGCCCTCTTCCCAGCGAGAGCCGGGCCACCAATAACCAGGTTGTGCAAGCCCAAAAGGAACTCAAGGCGCTTCATGACTTGAAATACATTCCGAAACCTTATACTGCGGCCTACATGGATTGGTCTCAAGACCCCTATGGGGGAGGATACAGTTTGTGGAAGCCCGGACAAAAGAGCCTGACTACTCAAAAGCGTATGCGCCACCTGCCCGGTTTACCCATTCACATTTGCGGTGACTCTTATTCCGATCTGCAAGGCTGGGTAGAGGGCGCATTGACAAGCACAGAACTGATGCTGGAAGAACATTTTCAACTGGAACGTCCGCACTGGATTGAAAAAGATTATTTATCCCGTTTTGCCGAGTAG
- a CDS encoding type II toxin-antitoxin system HicB family antitoxin, producing the protein MNKSTDKYTYRVTWSEEDQEYVGLCSEFPSLSWLEQDQIAALNGIRKLVSDTVADMQAANETIPEPFSIRDYSGKVLLRVPPETHRHLVIQAAESGVSLNRYIASKLH; encoded by the coding sequence ATGAATAAATCCACCGACAAATACACCTATCGGGTCACCTGGTCTGAAGAAGATCAGGAATATGTGGGCTTGTGTTCTGAGTTTCCCAGCCTGAGCTGGCTGGAACAAGACCAGATAGCAGCACTGAACGGTATTCGGAAACTGGTATCAGACACCGTGGCGGATATGCAAGCGGCTAACGAGACAATCCCGGAGCCTTTTTCCATCAGGGACTACAGCGGCAAAGTGTTGCTAAGAGTACCACCGGAAACTCATCGACATCTGGTTATTCAGGCGGCAGAATCCGGTGTCAGTTTGAACCGTTATATTGCCAGCAAGTTGCACTGA
- a CDS encoding FGGY-family carbohydrate kinase: protein MSDSDYVLAIDNGTQSIRALVFDSAGNEIAKSKVALEAYFSQHPGWAEQHPDYYWQQLGKACKALWDQGIVTPGQIKGMALTTQRYTMINLDEDKKPLRPAIVWMDQRKAEPEKPVGGLWGLLIRTIGLTSLIEDLRAKARDNWIIQHQPDIWQKTRHYVNLSGYLTYQLTGEMKDACGSVAGYLPYDYRRQKWAGKHDLKWQLLATRRHMLPELVQPGEQLGHITAEAAEHTGLPAGLPMIAASSDKACEVLGAGGVDPHIGCLSFGTTATISTTTSRYFETVPFIPPYTAAMPKRYNTEVMIYRGFWMVSWFKNELAQAEQRKAKELGVEPEQLFDALLTQVPPGSMGLMMQPYWSPGVRQPGPEGKGAFIGFGDVHKRAHIYRAILEGLAYELRSGKEQIEKRSGTPITRLRVSGGGSQSDAAMQLTANIFGMEAERPHTYEASGLGAAINCCVGLGIHKDYNEAIDKMTRVGDVFAPDLPTMQLYDRLYNEVYKKIYKRLQPLYKSIRDITGYPKH from the coding sequence GTGAGTGATTCAGACTATGTGCTGGCCATCGACAATGGCACACAGAGCATTCGGGCCCTGGTATTTGACAGTGCCGGCAATGAGATCGCCAAAAGCAAAGTTGCGCTGGAGGCCTATTTTTCACAACACCCCGGCTGGGCAGAACAGCACCCTGACTACTATTGGCAGCAACTTGGAAAAGCCTGTAAAGCGTTATGGGACCAGGGCATTGTCACGCCCGGGCAGATCAAAGGTATGGCACTGACCACACAGCGCTACACCATGATTAACCTGGATGAAGATAAAAAGCCTTTGAGACCCGCCATTGTCTGGATGGATCAGCGCAAAGCCGAACCGGAAAAGCCCGTTGGTGGCCTCTGGGGACTGTTAATCAGGACCATCGGCCTGACCAGCCTGATCGAAGATCTGCGCGCCAAAGCCCGTGATAACTGGATCATACAACATCAGCCCGATATCTGGCAGAAGACCCGTCACTATGTGAATTTATCCGGCTACCTGACCTATCAACTGACTGGCGAAATGAAAGACGCCTGTGGTTCAGTGGCCGGTTACCTGCCCTATGACTATCGCCGTCAGAAATGGGCTGGCAAGCACGATCTGAAATGGCAACTGCTGGCCACCAGACGACACATGTTGCCGGAACTGGTACAACCCGGAGAGCAGTTAGGTCATATTACCGCTGAAGCTGCAGAGCATACCGGTCTGCCTGCGGGGTTACCAATGATCGCAGCCTCATCGGACAAGGCCTGCGAAGTACTGGGCGCAGGCGGTGTTGACCCTCATATTGGCTGTTTGAGTTTTGGCACTACAGCCACCATCAGTACGACAACGTCCCGATATTTTGAAACAGTTCCCTTTATTCCACCCTACACAGCGGCGATGCCAAAGCGTTACAACACCGAGGTGATGATTTATCGGGGCTTCTGGATGGTCAGCTGGTTTAAAAATGAGCTGGCCCAGGCCGAGCAGCGTAAAGCAAAAGAGTTGGGTGTAGAGCCCGAGCAGCTTTTCGATGCCCTGTTAACCCAGGTACCACCGGGCTCAATGGGCTTGATGATGCAACCTTATTGGTCCCCGGGCGTACGTCAACCCGGCCCCGAAGGCAAAGGCGCTTTTATTGGCTTTGGCGATGTTCATAAACGGGCGCATATTTACCGTGCAATTCTGGAAGGGCTGGCTTATGAACTGCGATCCGGTAAAGAGCAGATTGAAAAACGCAGTGGCACACCGATCACCCGATTACGAGTCTCTGGCGGTGGATCCCAGAGTGATGCCGCCATGCAACTGACGGCCAATATTTTTGGCATGGAGGCAGAACGGCCACACACCTACGAAGCTTCCGGCCTTGGGGCAGCCATTAACTGCTGTGTCGGCCTTGGCATTCATAAAGACTATAACGAAGCCATTGATAAAATGACCCGGGTGGGCGATGTGTTTGCGCCGGATCTGCCAACCATGCAGCTGTATGATCGTTTGTACAATGAGGTTTATAAAAAGATCTATAAACGCCTGCAGCCGTTGTATAAATCCATTCGGGATATTACTGGTTATCCGAAGCATTAA